The proteins below are encoded in one region of Pseudonocardia sp. DSM 110487:
- a CDS encoding ABC transporter substrate-binding protein, with protein MDRSRRLGRTSGAAVVALLLLSVSACTKSADSGTQPVGSAAEQQVQATASAGDGGCTAERYNGGVPKQDLGSITVGFAQSEKEANPFRITETESIKAAAAERGINLITTNAQSDLNKEIADIQSMIAQGAKALIISPLNSEGLDPALKAAQDAKVPIMTIDRLLTSKTACVDYIGWIGSDFVEQGKRAADALMQATGDRGEVAILLGASGVNVTVDRTKGFKDQLAAENSDLKVVAEQTADFTREKGRTVTEQLISANPGITAIYAENDEMALGAVAALRAAGKSPGDVKIVTIDGTKGAVQGVVDGWISGVIESNPRFGPLAFQALEDFYSGKGVPAKTIISDKEYTTVNASAELANAY; from the coding sequence ATGGATCGCTCGAGGCGGCTCGGCCGCACCAGCGGGGCGGCCGTCGTCGCCCTGCTCCTGCTCTCGGTCAGCGCCTGCACCAAGAGCGCCGACAGCGGCACGCAGCCGGTGGGCAGTGCCGCTGAGCAGCAGGTCCAGGCGACCGCCAGCGCCGGCGACGGCGGCTGCACCGCGGAGAGGTACAACGGCGGCGTACCGAAACAGGACCTGGGGAGCATCACGGTCGGCTTCGCTCAGTCGGAGAAGGAGGCCAACCCCTTCCGGATCACCGAGACAGAGTCGATCAAAGCAGCGGCCGCCGAACGGGGCATCAACCTGATCACGACCAACGCGCAGTCGGATCTCAACAAGGAGATCGCCGACATCCAGAGCATGATCGCCCAGGGTGCCAAGGCGCTGATCATCTCCCCGCTCAACTCGGAGGGCCTCGACCCCGCGCTCAAGGCCGCGCAGGACGCCAAGGTCCCGATCATGACGATCGACCGGCTACTCACCTCCAAGACAGCGTGCGTGGACTACATCGGCTGGATCGGCTCGGACTTCGTCGAGCAAGGCAAGCGGGCCGCCGACGCGCTGATGCAGGCCACCGGCGACCGGGGCGAGGTGGCGATCCTGCTCGGCGCGTCCGGCGTCAACGTGACGGTGGACCGGACCAAGGGCTTCAAGGACCAGCTCGCCGCCGAGAACTCGGACCTGAAGGTGGTCGCCGAGCAGACCGCGGACTTCACCCGGGAGAAGGGGCGCACGGTCACCGAGCAGCTCATCTCCGCCAACCCGGGAATCACCGCCATCTACGCGGAGAACGACGAGATGGCCCTCGGCGCCGTGGCGGCGCTGCGGGCGGCCGGGAAGAGTCCCGGTGACGTCAAGATCGTGACGATCGACGGGACGAAGGGCGCGGTGCAGGGCGTCGTCGACGGCTGGATCTCCGGGGTGATCGAGTCCAACCCGCGGTTCGGGCCGCTGGCCTTCCAGGCTCTCGAGGACTTCTACAGCGGCAAGGGCGTGCCGGCGAAGACCATCATCTCGGACAAGGAGTACACCACGGTCAACGCGTCCGCCGAGCTCGCCAACGCCTACTGA
- a CDS encoding DeoR/GlpR family DNA-binding transcription regulator, whose translation MLIAERRRRILDHVRLRGYASFRDLADVVGISESTVRRDLRVMVAEGQLGATRGGAVQIDRAVPDQARGGPPVDPVAAERAAIAARAAELVEPASAILLGPGRTTMRLARCLTGVEPLTVITNSVPVTNALLDVEHVDLVVVGGTLGRSIAAFVGPLTEQSLKGLRGAQVFLSGEGVTVDRGLTTPNVFAAATDMALVAAARQVIVLADHTKLGRDTMCQTVPTQRIDVLVTDSCADPVVVQALTDAGVHVVVADHELVAGSL comes from the coding sequence ATGCTCATCGCGGAGCGGCGGCGTCGCATCCTCGACCACGTACGCCTGCGCGGGTACGCCTCGTTCCGGGACCTCGCGGACGTCGTGGGCATCTCGGAGTCGACCGTGCGTCGCGACCTCCGCGTGATGGTCGCCGAGGGCCAGCTGGGCGCCACGCGCGGCGGCGCCGTCCAGATCGACCGCGCCGTGCCGGACCAGGCACGCGGGGGTCCCCCGGTGGACCCCGTGGCGGCCGAGCGGGCGGCGATCGCGGCCCGGGCCGCCGAGCTGGTCGAACCCGCCAGCGCGATCCTGCTGGGCCCGGGCCGGACGACGATGCGGCTCGCCCGTTGCCTGACCGGCGTCGAGCCGTTGACCGTGATCACCAACTCGGTGCCGGTGACCAACGCCCTGCTCGACGTCGAACACGTCGACCTCGTCGTCGTCGGCGGCACGCTCGGCCGGTCGATCGCGGCGTTCGTCGGTCCGCTGACCGAGCAGAGCCTCAAGGGTCTGCGCGGCGCACAGGTGTTCCTCTCGGGCGAAGGGGTTACCGTCGATCGCGGCCTGACGACCCCGAACGTCTTCGCCGCCGCGACGGACATGGCGCTCGTGGCCGCCGCCCGCCAGGTGATCGTCCTGGCCGACCACACGAAGCTCGGCCGCGACACCATGTGCCAGACCGTGCCGACCCAGCGGATCGATGTGCTGGTCACGGACTCCTGCGCCGACCCGGTGGTGGTGCAGGCACTCACGGACGCCGGCGTGCACGTCGTGGTGGCAGACCACGAGCTCGTTGCTGGCTCGTTGTGA
- a CDS encoding TetR/AcrR family transcriptional regulator, with product MPEQPATTAIRTRNRRGEGSRLRDEIVSGAVALLDETGDETSVTLRAVARRVGISAPSIYRHFADQPSIMLAVVEQAFDELEVELRGAREAAGNDPRARLFAVCTGYLEFARKRPGRYRTMFGGLWMPDLEASSLTEADMQALGQGSMRLLAEVLGDCVAADIATSTDLSADAVALWVGLHGLAHQQSVTVSFPWPADISERLVVALAHLTEA from the coding sequence ATGCCCGAGCAGCCCGCCACAACGGCCATCCGCACCCGCAACCGCCGCGGCGAGGGTTCGCGGCTGCGCGACGAAATCGTGAGCGGAGCCGTCGCGCTACTGGACGAGACCGGCGACGAGACGTCGGTGACGCTGCGGGCCGTCGCGCGCCGGGTCGGGATCTCCGCACCGTCGATCTACCGCCACTTCGCCGACCAGCCCAGCATCATGCTGGCCGTCGTCGAGCAGGCATTCGACGAGCTGGAGGTGGAGCTACGGGGCGCGCGGGAGGCCGCGGGCAATGATCCCCGGGCCCGGCTCTTCGCCGTCTGCACCGGTTACCTGGAGTTCGCGCGGAAGCGCCCCGGGCGCTACCGCACGATGTTCGGCGGGCTCTGGATGCCCGACCTGGAGGCGAGCTCGCTGACAGAGGCCGACATGCAGGCGCTGGGCCAGGGCAGCATGCGGCTGCTCGCCGAGGTACTCGGCGACTGCGTCGCCGCGGACATCGCCACCAGCACCGACCTGTCCGCCGACGCGGTGGCGTTGTGGGTGGGGCTGCACGGGCTGGCCCACCAGCAGTCGGTGACCGTCAGCTTCCCGTGGCCCGCGGACATCAGCGAACGCCTCGTCGTCGCGCTGGCGCATCTGACGGAGGCATGA
- a CDS encoding medium chain dehydrogenase/reductase family protein, which translates to MDHTAVTTQTTEIVLPGKVEPEGLQVRNSQLPAPAAGQAVLRMDATGVSFAEQQMRLGKYYDQPPFPFVPGYDVVGTVTAVGPDVDPGMVGRRFAAVTKIGSWASHQLIDAADLVPVPDGVDAAYAETVVVNGITAWQMLHRIARVRPGGTIVVLGANGGVGTTLVQLARHAGITVIGTASARHHAVLRGLGATPVDYRDPHMYRRIRELAPGGVDAVFDHVGGAGIVESWRLLRRGGALVSYGTAATKDDEGNSRLPVLKLFARLMWWNLLPNGRSARFYNFWAGLRRRDAFRARLREDLTTVLRMLADGVLTAQVAARFPLSEAGSALALAESRTVTGKVVIVPHL; encoded by the coding sequence ATGGACCACACCGCCGTCACCACGCAGACCACCGAGATCGTCCTGCCGGGCAAGGTCGAGCCGGAGGGCCTGCAGGTGCGCAACAGTCAGCTTCCGGCTCCGGCCGCCGGCCAGGCCGTCCTGCGCATGGACGCGACCGGCGTGTCGTTCGCCGAGCAGCAGATGCGCCTCGGCAAGTACTACGACCAACCGCCGTTCCCGTTCGTGCCCGGCTACGACGTGGTCGGCACGGTGACCGCCGTCGGGCCTGACGTGGATCCCGGCATGGTCGGCCGGCGGTTCGCCGCCGTGACGAAGATCGGGAGCTGGGCGTCCCACCAGCTGATCGACGCCGCCGACCTCGTGCCCGTGCCGGACGGCGTGGACGCGGCCTACGCCGAGACCGTTGTGGTCAACGGGATCACGGCGTGGCAGATGCTGCACCGCATCGCCCGGGTCCGGCCAGGGGGGACGATCGTGGTGCTGGGTGCCAACGGCGGCGTCGGCACGACGCTGGTGCAGCTCGCCCGCCACGCGGGGATCACCGTGATCGGTACCGCCTCCGCACGGCACCACGCGGTGCTTCGCGGGCTGGGCGCGACCCCGGTCGACTACCGCGATCCCCACATGTACCGGCGGATCCGCGAGCTCGCGCCGGGCGGGGTGGACGCGGTGTTCGACCACGTCGGCGGCGCCGGGATCGTCGAGTCCTGGCGGTTGCTGCGCCGCGGCGGCGCGCTCGTGTCCTATGGCACCGCGGCCACCAAGGACGACGAGGGCAACTCCCGGCTGCCGGTGCTGAAGCTGTTCGCCCGGCTGATGTGGTGGAACCTGCTGCCCAACGGCAGGTCGGCGCGGTTCTACAACTTCTGGGCCGGCCTGCGCCGTCGCGACGCCTTCCGGGCCCGGTTGCGCGAGGACCTCACCACGGTGCTGCGCATGCTGGCCGACGGTGTGCTCACCGCGCAGGTCGCCGCGCGGTTCCCGCTGTCGGAGGCCGGATCGGCACTGGCTCTGGCCGAGTCACGCACCGTCACCGGCAAGGTCGTCATCGTCCCGCACCTCTGA
- a CDS encoding ABC transporter permease, whose protein sequence is MTTEALPVPAAVRAATGSDVDSRAAYASFGIAYVLGHGAAAVSLGPDPLIALPAWLPMTLLGAGLAAGTVFASVAATRAQRGAGPHDSLSGKLLGLSWVSAFIALFLAITGLAAQLEMPDLQTMLWPTWSGFLMGLLYLGEGATRRNLLHYGLGTWLALISAAALFLSIPSLFWVLAIAGGGGFVVAAVLESRRLTR, encoded by the coding sequence ATGACCACCGAAGCCCTGCCCGTCCCGGCCGCCGTCCGCGCCGCCACCGGCAGCGACGTCGACAGTCGCGCCGCCTACGCCAGCTTCGGGATCGCCTACGTCCTCGGACACGGCGCGGCCGCCGTCTCGCTTGGCCCCGACCCGCTGATCGCCCTGCCCGCCTGGCTGCCGATGACCCTCCTCGGCGCAGGCCTCGCCGCCGGCACCGTCTTCGCGAGCGTCGCCGCCACCCGTGCCCAGCGCGGCGCAGGCCCGCACGACAGCCTCTCCGGGAAACTGCTGGGCCTGTCGTGGGTCAGCGCCTTCATCGCGCTGTTCCTCGCCATCACCGGTCTCGCCGCCCAGCTGGAGATGCCCGACCTGCAGACGATGCTCTGGCCGACCTGGTCCGGCTTCCTCATGGGCCTGCTCTACCTCGGTGAGGGTGCCACCCGCCGCAACCTCCTGCACTACGGCCTCGGCACCTGGCTCGCCCTGATCTCGGCCGCCGCCCTCTTCCTCAGCATCCCCAGCCTGTTCTGGGTTCTCGCCATCGCGGGTGGTGGCGGGTTCGTGGTCGCGGCCGTCCTGGAGAGCCGGCGTCTCACCCGCTGA
- a CDS encoding helix-turn-helix domain-containing protein, producing MPDTAPPPLVGPQLTERHRELLDQVLDKWSLQVLDALCERPLRFNDLRRAIPVVTQKSLTSTLRRLERNGMVERVVTSTRPVAVEYRISPLGRSLQDLIDALLHWTTVTLPDVERARARFDDQVSVSG from the coding sequence GTGCCGGATACCGCTCCCCCACCGCTCGTCGGCCCTCAGCTCACCGAGCGGCACCGCGAGCTGCTCGACCAGGTGCTCGACAAGTGGTCGCTCCAGGTGCTCGACGCCCTGTGCGAGAGGCCGTTGCGCTTCAACGACCTCCGCAGGGCGATTCCCGTCGTGACGCAGAAGTCGCTCACGTCGACCCTCCGGCGCCTCGAGCGCAACGGGATGGTCGAGCGCGTCGTCACGAGCACGCGCCCCGTCGCCGTCGAGTACCGCATCTCGCCGCTCGGACGGTCACTGCAGGATCTGATCGACGCCCTCCTGCATTGGACCACCGTCACGCTGCCCGACGTCGAACGGGCACGTGCACGCTTCGACGACCAGGTGTCGGTCAGCGGGTGA
- a CDS encoding RidA family protein: MAVQLLTPEGMFAPVPYHHVSVSTGARHVHVAGQIARDADGKPVATGDLAGQLAHALRSTARGLAGAGATFADVVRLRFFVTNWSPEKYDDFIAGIERVTDELGIPRPLPPLSAIGVDYLFEPDVLVEVEAFAVLD; the protein is encoded by the coding sequence ATGGCAGTGCAGCTCCTGACCCCGGAAGGCATGTTCGCCCCCGTTCCGTACCACCACGTCTCCGTCAGCACGGGTGCTCGGCACGTGCACGTGGCCGGCCAGATCGCGCGTGACGCCGATGGGAAGCCCGTCGCGACCGGCGACCTTGCGGGCCAGCTCGCGCACGCGTTGCGCAGCACCGCGCGCGGCCTGGCCGGTGCAGGGGCGACCTTCGCCGACGTCGTACGCCTCCGGTTCTTCGTCACGAACTGGAGCCCCGAGAAGTACGACGACTTCATCGCGGGCATCGAGCGCGTGACGGACGAACTCGGGATCCCGCGGCCGTTGCCGCCGCTGTCGGCGATCGGCGTCGACTACCTGTTCGAGCCCGATGTGCTCGTCGAGGTCGAGGCCTTCGCCGTCCTCGACTGA